Proteins found in one Scylla paramamosain isolate STU-SP2022 chromosome 44, ASM3559412v1, whole genome shotgun sequence genomic segment:
- the LOC135094090 gene encoding nudC domain-containing protein 3-like isoform X2: MLSEREGVPEAVVEEVVSTSNHTEGAEEGSTSGSSPLHSTSPGQPSSPHRQEGTGTKAGSCGYLDTTNGAVLDGLAWTQSIDDLEVQVVVPSGVTRGKQVRVAVKQSSLAVSVQDGGGSAWHTLLDGTLAHPVRAEECLWSLVSGEHVAIHLEKSEERWWNRLLIQHDPIDLQKISAEREYGSLPEEDRSKIQELMWSRWQKDQGKPTSDQLRMESVLREAWTAEGSPFQGRPFDPSSVTLVGGQGFSAT, from the exons ATGCTTAG tgagagagagggtgtcCCAGAGGCAGTAGTGGAAGAGGTGGTCAGCACCAGCAACCACACAGAGGGAGCGGAGGAGGGCAGCACATCAGGAAGCagcccactccactccaccagCCCCGGCCAGCCCTCATCCCCACACAGGCA GGAAGGCACAGGAACCAAAGCCGGCAGCTGTGGGTACCTGGACACCACCAACGGGGCGGTGCTGGATGGCCTTGCATGGACCCAGAGCATAGATGACCTggaggtgcaggtggtggtgcccTCTGGTGTGACGCGCGGCAAGCAG GTCAGGGTGGCAGTGAAGCAGAGCAGCCTGGCAGTGTCGGTGCAGGATGGGGGAGGGTCGGCCTGGCACACCCTGCTGGACGGCACCCTGGCGCATCCTGTGAGGGCCGAGGAGTGTCTGTGGTCTCTGGTGTCTGGAGAACATGTGGCG ATCCACCTGGAGAAGAGTGAGGAGCGTTGGTGGAACCGTCTCCTGATCCAACACGACCCGATTGACCTGCAGAAGATCAGTGCCGAGAGGGAGTATGGGTCACTGCCAGAGGAGGACAGGAGTAAGATACAGGAACTGATGTGGAGCAGGTGGCAGAAGGACCAGGGGAAGCCGACCTCGGACCAGCTG CGGATGGAGTCTGTGTTGCGGGAGGCATGGACGGCGGAGGGCTCGCCTTTCCAGGGGCGGCCCTTCGACCCCTCATCTGTCACCCTGGTGGGGGGACAGGGCTTCAGCGCCACCTGA
- the LOC135094090 gene encoding nudC domain-containing protein 3-like isoform X1 gives MGPDTQPQGRHDAALGEIMEQEGNDVRGFLNAVFGFLSRRCPEEVFGSGGGGGGHIAGQHLVSQSFCRWRQQYQEQRAEEELQKVMLSEREGVPEAVVEEVVSTSNHTEGAEEGSTSGSSPLHSTSPGQPSSPHRQEGTGTKAGSCGYLDTTNGAVLDGLAWTQSIDDLEVQVVVPSGVTRGKQVRVAVKQSSLAVSVQDGGGSAWHTLLDGTLAHPVRAEECLWSLVSGEHVAIHLEKSEERWWNRLLIQHDPIDLQKISAEREYGSLPEEDRSKIQELMWSRWQKDQGKPTSDQLRMESVLREAWTAEGSPFQGRPFDPSSVTLVGGQGFSAT, from the exons ATGGGCCCGGACACCCAGCCTCAGGGGCGCCATGACGCCGCCCTTGGTGAGATAATGGAGCAGGAAGGCAATGATGTGCGGGGCTTCCTGAATGCTGTCTTCGGGTTTCTCTCTCGGCGGTGTCC GGAGGAGGTGtttggcagcggtggtggtggtggtggacacatCGCTGGGCAGCACCTGGTAAGTCAGTCCTTCTGCCGGTGGAGACAACAGTACCAGGAGCAGCGGGCAGAGGAGGAGCTGCAGAAGGTCATGCTTAG tgagagagagggtgtcCCAGAGGCAGTAGTGGAAGAGGTGGTCAGCACCAGCAACCACACAGAGGGAGCGGAGGAGGGCAGCACATCAGGAAGCagcccactccactccaccagCCCCGGCCAGCCCTCATCCCCACACAGGCA GGAAGGCACAGGAACCAAAGCCGGCAGCTGTGGGTACCTGGACACCACCAACGGGGCGGTGCTGGATGGCCTTGCATGGACCCAGAGCATAGATGACCTggaggtgcaggtggtggtgcccTCTGGTGTGACGCGCGGCAAGCAG GTCAGGGTGGCAGTGAAGCAGAGCAGCCTGGCAGTGTCGGTGCAGGATGGGGGAGGGTCGGCCTGGCACACCCTGCTGGACGGCACCCTGGCGCATCCTGTGAGGGCCGAGGAGTGTCTGTGGTCTCTGGTGTCTGGAGAACATGTGGCG ATCCACCTGGAGAAGAGTGAGGAGCGTTGGTGGAACCGTCTCCTGATCCAACACGACCCGATTGACCTGCAGAAGATCAGTGCCGAGAGGGAGTATGGGTCACTGCCAGAGGAGGACAGGAGTAAGATACAGGAACTGATGTGGAGCAGGTGGCAGAAGGACCAGGGGAAGCCGACCTCGGACCAGCTG CGGATGGAGTCTGTGTTGCGGGAGGCATGGACGGCGGAGGGCTCGCCTTTCCAGGGGCGGCCCTTCGACCCCTCATCTGTCACCCTGGTGGGGGGACAGGGCTTCAGCGCCACCTGA